acaaaaatcaaacatGTAGAAGGAAATCAATGAGCTCATGCCTGTTCTATTATGGGAAGATATCCACCAACATTAGGAAGAATGGTACCATCTTTTAGTATTCCACCTTCGTCACCAACTCCAACAGCGATATCATCATGCCCCATCATGTAAAGGATGTCATAAATTTGATTCACAGAATGTCCAGCATCAGTCCAGGCATTTATGTTGATAGTCACAccctaataaaaaagaaaaagaaaattcttATGTGTCACTATGTTGTAAGTTGGTTATGTACTATATATGGTTCGAAAATAAATTAGCTTTTGAGGAGAGAGATTTTTTAATGAGAATTAAGAGAGCTCAAAAAATTGGAGACTTTGG
The Humulus lupulus chromosome 6, drHumLupu1.1, whole genome shotgun sequence DNA segment above includes these coding regions:
- the LOC133785201 gene encoding nucleoside hydrolase 5-like; amino-acid sequence: FAAKRAPRPRPRRILLDTNVDTDDFFALLYLLKLNRSEFELEGVTININAWTDAGHSVNQIYDILYMMGHDDIAVGVGDEGGILKDGTILPNVGGYLPIIEQA